From the genome of Papaver somniferum cultivar HN1 chromosome 2, ASM357369v1, whole genome shotgun sequence, one region includes:
- the LOC113347367 gene encoding uncharacterized protein LOC113347367, which translates to MSTAYQIIIDFMYKFSCLLLLLTPNTFIKTQLSQPLLPLLFSYPFFLRLPVNPNLSVCCSKLSITMSSLWTGDVNRLTNFIQDSMNLAGGRHDNFSHIPHEFLAASSNLWRHCLIGGFSSKAEVRPKDLSRACKYKWRIHGEKWDENLDINDISHTHEEFDITVHEFYPDQIAGLAPGLYLRRMGVIVARNLPFRRPNGLYSIQLRVRVDIRQPLHFGTHAEYGEGEEACINWLGFEYHEFPTVFCSFCHRVGHKRHDCPEIIFAQQPAQQPAQGEPYVIPPLAELFPDYRSGEDDSMDYSDSLRVHASNSPAQSEISIPDYDESITQDTASSAASSNQRKPPSEEKSESQIPRGETHLISWTSSPMKPRTLHCHFS; encoded by the exons ATGTCCACCGCTTATCAAATTATCATTGATTTCATGTATAAATTCAGTTGTTTGCTACTATTACTTACCCCCAACACCTTTATCAAGACCCAGCTCTCCCAGCCCTTATTACCCCTATTATTTTCCTATCCTTTTTTCTTGCGGTTGCCTGTGAACCCAAACCTGAGTGTGTGTTGCTCTAAACTCTCCATTACCATGTCATCTCTTTGGACCGGTGATGTAAACAGACTTACCAATTTTATTCAAGATTCCATGAACCTGGCTGGTGGAAGGCACGACAATTTCTCCCACATACCCCATGAGTTTTTAGCTGCTTCCAGTAACTTATGGAGGCACTGTCTTATTGGTGGTTTTTCTTCGAAAGCTGAGGTTAGACCTAAAGACCTCAGTCGTGCCTGCAAGTATAAGTGGAGGATTCATGGAG AAAAATGGGATGAAAACCTGGATATCAATGAtatttctcatactcatgaagaaTTTGACATCACGGTCCATGAGTTCTACCCAGATCAGATTGCAGGTTTAGCTCCTGGCTTATACTTACGTCGTATGGGTGTCATTGTTGCACGTAACTTACCCTTCCGAAGACCCAACGGACTGTATTCAATACAACTTCGTGTCAGAGTTGATATTCGCCAACCGCTACACTTTGGCACACATGCTGAatatggagaaggagaagaagcatGTATCAATTGGCTTGGATTTGAATATCATGAATTCCCAACAGTGTTTTGCTCCTTCTGCCATAGGGTTGGACATAAAAGACATGATTGTCCAGAGATTATTTTCGCACAACAGCCTGCACAACAACCAGCACAAGGAGAGCCTTATGTCATTCCACCACTTGCAGAGTTATTCCCTGACTACCGTTCTGGTGAAGATGACAGCATGGATTACTCGGATAGCCTACGCGTCCATGCCTCCAACTCCCCAGCACAATCGGAGATTTCAATCCCTGATTATGATGAATCAATTACTCAAGACACTGCATCTTCAGCCGCTTCATCGAATCAGAGGAAACCACCAAGTGAGGAGAAGAGTGAGAGCCAAATACCAAGAGGCGAAACCCACCTCATCTCATGGACGTCATCACCAATGAAACCGAGAACTCTACACTGCCATTTCTCATAA
- the LOC113347368 gene encoding malate dehydrogenase, glyoxysomal-like isoform X1, which produces MEGSSSLGRADCRAKGGAPRFKVAILGAAGRIGQPLAMLMKMNPLVSVLHLYDVVNAPGVTADVSHMDTGAVVRGFLGQPQLENALTGMDLVIIPAGVPRKPGMARDDLFKMNAGIVKTLAEGIAKCCPRAIVNLVCNPLNSTVPVAVEVFKKAGTFDPKRLLGVTTLDVVRANTFVAEVLGVDPREVSVPVVGGHAGVTILPLLSQVNPPCSFTPEEVNALTDRIQNGRTEVVEAKAGAGSATLSMAYAAAKFADACLRGMRGDAGVVECSFVASQVTKLPFFATKVRLGRTGVEEIFPLGPLSEYERNELEKAKKELAESIQKGVFFIRN; this is translated from the exons ATGGAGGGAAGTTCTAGTTTGGGACGGGCAGATTGCCGAGCAAAAGGTGGTGCACCAAGGTTTAAAGTTGCTATCTTGGGTGCTGCTGGAAGGATAGGTCAACCTCTTGcaatgttgatgaagatgaaCCCATTGGTATCAGTTCTCCATCTCTACGATGTTGTTAATGCTCCTGGTGTCACCGCCGATGTTAGTCACATGGACACTGGTGCTGTG GTACGAGGTTTTCTTGGGCAGCCACAACTTGAGAATGCACTAACAGGGATGGATCTTGTAATCATTCCTGCTGGTGTTCCTAGGAAACCAGGAATGGCAAGAGATGATTTGTTCAAGATGAATGctggaattgttaagacgctagCTGAAGGCATTGCTAAGTGCTGTCCTCGTGCTATTGTGAACTTGGTCTGCAATCCACTGAATTCGACTGTTCCTGTAGCAGTTGAGGTTTTCAAGAAGGCTGGCACCTTCGATCCTAAGCGGCTTCTGGGAGTCACAACTCTTGATGTTGTTAGGGCTAACACTTTTGTG GCAGAAGTTTTAGGGGTTGATCCTAGGGAAGTTAGTGTTCCCGTCGTTGGGGGTCATGCAGGAGTTACAATCTTACCTCTTCTATCACAG GTTAACCCTCCTTGTTCTTTCACTCCAGAAGAGGTTAACGCCCTTACTGATCGCATTCAAAATGGGAGAACAGAAGTTGTTGAG GCAAAAGCAGGTGCTGGATCCGCAACACTTTCAATG GCATATGCTGCTGCCAAGTTTGCTGATGCTTGCTTGAGGGGCATGAGAGGAGATGCTGGCGTTGTGGAATGCTCTTTTGTTGCTTCTCAG GTGACGAAGCTACCTTTCTTTGCAACAAAGGTGCGGCTCGGTCGAACTGGAGTCGAGGAGATCTTCCCCCTAGGCCCCCTGAGTGAGTATGAAAG GAATGAGTTGGAGAAGGCAAAGAAAGAATTGGCAGAAAGCATTCAGAAGGGGGTTTTTTTCATTAGGAATTAA
- the LOC113347368 gene encoding malate dehydrogenase, glyoxysomal-like isoform X2 produces MQPSSDANQRIARIAAHLHPSNLQMEGSSSLGRADCRAKGGAPRFKVAILGAAGRIGQPLAMLMKMNPLVSVLHLYDVVNAPGVTADVSHMDTGAVVRGFLGQPQLENALTGMDLVIIPAGVPRKPGMARDDLFKMNAGIVKTLAEGIAKCCPRAIVNLVCNPLNSTVPVAVEVFKKAGTFDPKRLLGVTTLDVVRANTFVAEVLGVDPREVSVPVVGGHAGVTILPLLSQVNPPCSFTPEEVNALTDRIQNGRTEVVEAKAGAGSATLSMAYAAAKFADACLRGMRGDAGVVECSFVASQVTKLPFFATKVRLGRTGVEEIFPLGPLSEYERNELEKAKKELAESIQKGVFFIRN; encoded by the exons ATGCAACCTAGTTCAGACGCTAATCAAAGAATTGCAAGAATTGCAGCTCATCTTCACCCTTctaatctccaa ATGGAGGGAAGTTCTAGTTTGGGACGGGCAGATTGCCGAGCAAAAGGTGGTGCACCAAGGTTTAAAGTTGCTATCTTGGGTGCTGCTGGAAGGATAGGTCAACCTCTTGcaatgttgatgaagatgaaCCCATTGGTATCAGTTCTCCATCTCTACGATGTTGTTAATGCTCCTGGTGTCACCGCCGATGTTAGTCACATGGACACTGGTGCTGTG GTACGAGGTTTTCTTGGGCAGCCACAACTTGAGAATGCACTAACAGGGATGGATCTTGTAATCATTCCTGCTGGTGTTCCTAGGAAACCAGGAATGGCAAGAGATGATTTGTTCAAGATGAATGctggaattgttaagacgctagCTGAAGGCATTGCTAAGTGCTGTCCTCGTGCTATTGTGAACTTGGTCTGCAATCCACTGAATTCGACTGTTCCTGTAGCAGTTGAGGTTTTCAAGAAGGCTGGCACCTTCGATCCTAAGCGGCTTCTGGGAGTCACAACTCTTGATGTTGTTAGGGCTAACACTTTTGTG GCAGAAGTTTTAGGGGTTGATCCTAGGGAAGTTAGTGTTCCCGTCGTTGGGGGTCATGCAGGAGTTACAATCTTACCTCTTCTATCACAG GTTAACCCTCCTTGTTCTTTCACTCCAGAAGAGGTTAACGCCCTTACTGATCGCATTCAAAATGGGAGAACAGAAGTTGTTGAG GCAAAAGCAGGTGCTGGATCCGCAACACTTTCAATG GCATATGCTGCTGCCAAGTTTGCTGATGCTTGCTTGAGGGGCATGAGAGGAGATGCTGGCGTTGTGGAATGCTCTTTTGTTGCTTCTCAG GTGACGAAGCTACCTTTCTTTGCAACAAAGGTGCGGCTCGGTCGAACTGGAGTCGAGGAGATCTTCCCCCTAGGCCCCCTGAGTGAGTATGAAAG GAATGAGTTGGAGAAGGCAAAGAAAGAATTGGCAGAAAGCATTCAGAAGGGGGTTTTTTTCATTAGGAATTAA
- the LOC113347369 gene encoding protein TRIGALACTOSYLDIACYLGLYCEROL 5, chloroplastic-like isoform X2 — protein sequence MGEEEEIRVEEKIDNNLNNAKGFLWKLPVFKTKELGKLGPAFGLGVGCGVGFGVGFLGGLGIGPGLSSKLQLGVGFGAGCGVGIGFGYGMGKGVAQDDSGRHANLGRLSLENGKLPFRYTAD from the exons ATGGGTGAAGAGGAAGAGATTAGAGTAGAAGAAAAGATAGACAACAATTTGAACAATGCCAAGGGTTTTCTGTGGAAGTTACCTGTCTTCAAGACCAAAGAGTTAGGGAAGCTTGGCCCTGCATTTGGTCTTGGTGTTGGCTGTGGTGTAGGTTTTGGTGTTGGATTCCTTGGAG GTTTAGGGATAGGTCCTGGACTTTCTTCTAAATTGCAGCTAGGAGTTGGTTTTGGTGCTGGATGTGGAGTTGGAATAGGCTTTGGTTACGGCATGGGAAAAGGAGTTGCACAGGATGACAGTGGGCGACATGCTAATCTTGGGAGACTTTCTCTGGAGAACGGAAAACTTCCTTTTCG GTACACTGCTGATTAG
- the LOC113347369 gene encoding uncharacterized protein LOC113347369 isoform X1 has product MGEEEEIRVEEKIDNNLNNAKGFLWKLPVFKTKELGKLGPAFGLGVGCGVGFGVGFLGAGIRIGHFRKCPIVLPIRIGTDTRTSICATQIQRDRGQAAETRISSPSNGQIECLSILQRLDIFIFGTYRS; this is encoded by the exons ATGGGTGAAGAGGAAGAGATTAGAGTAGAAGAAAAGATAGACAACAATTTGAACAATGCCAAGGGTTTTCTGTGGAAGTTACCTGTCTTCAAGACCAAAGAGTTAGGGAAGCTTGGCCCTGCATTTGGTCTTGGTGTTGGCTGTGGTGTAGGTTTTGGTGTTGGATTCCTTGGAG CTGGTATCCGTATCGGCCATTTTCGGAAATGCCCTATCGTACTCCCGATACGTATCGGTACGGATACCCGTACCAGTATTTGTGCAACTCAGATACAGAGAGATAGAGGCCAAGCTGCAGAAACACGCATTTCCTCACCAAGCAATGGCCAGATAGAGTGTTTAAGTATCCTCCAAAGACTTGACATCTTTATATTCGGTACCTATAGATCTTGA